Genomic segment of Candidatus Methylomirabilota bacterium:
CTCGTACCCATCCTGGCCCTGGAAGCGCCGACGGTTCAGAACGGCGGCGTCTCCAAGGACGGGCTGAGCGTGACATGGAAGCTCAAGCCGGGCGTGGCCTGGCACGACGGCAGGCCGTTCACGGCCGACGACGTCATCTTCACCTGGGAGTATGCCGCGGATACCGCCACCGCGGCCACGACCATTGGCTCGTATGACGGCATCGAGCGCGTCGAGAAGCTCGGCAGCCATGCGATCAAGATCGTCTTCAAGAAGCCCACGCCATACTGGTCTGACGCCTTCTGCGGCTTCCGGGGCATGATCCTGCCCCGGCATCTCTTCGATGCGTACCGCGGCGCGAAGTCGCGCGAGGCGCCCACCAACCTCAAGCCGGTGGGCACGGGCCCGTACCGCTTCCTGGACTTCAAGCCCGGCGACATCGTGCGCGGAGAGATCAATCCCGCCTACCACGTGCCGAACCGCCCGTACTTCGACACCATCGAGATGAAGGGAGGCGGCGACGCGGTCTCGGCCGCCCGCGCGGTGCTCCAGACGGGCGAGTACGACTACGGGTGGAACATGCAAGTCGAAGACGACATCCTCCAGCGGCTCGAGCAGAGCGGCAAGGGGCGGGTGGAGATCTTCACCACGGGGGGCATCGAGCACATCCAGTGCAACCAGTCCGATCCGTGGCGTGAGGTGGACGGGGAGCGGTCGAGCGCGAAGACCACTCACCCGTTCCTGTCGGACCTCACCGTGCGGCGCGCCCTCAACCTCCTCGTGGACCGGGCCGCCGTCCAGGAGCAGATCTACGGCCGGCAGGGCCGGACGACGGCGAACTTCCTCAACGCGCCCTCGCGCGTCTACTCGAAGAGCACGCGCTGGGAGTTCGACGTGGACAAGGCCAATGCCCTCCTCGAGACCGCCGGCTGGACGCGCGGCGCCGACGGCATCCGCGAGAAGGGTGGTCGCAAGCTTCGGATGGTCTACCAGACCTCCGTCAACGCCCCCCGGCAGAAGACCCAAGCGATCGTCAAGCAGGCCGCGGCCAAGGTCGGCATCGAGATCGAGATCAAGTCCGTGGTGGCGTCTGTGTTCTTCTCCTCTGACGCCGCCAACCCGGACACCTACCCGCACTTCTACGCGGATCTGCAGATGTACAACATCGGCCTGCAGGGCACGGATGCCAGAACCCTGATGAACCTGTACGTCTCCTGGGAGGTGGCGTCGAAGGAGAACAAGTGGCAAGGCCGCAACATCACCCGCTGGCGCAACGAGGAGTACGACCGGCTGTACCGCGCGGCCGACACCGAGCTCGACCCCGTCAAGCGCGCGGCCCTGTTCGTCCGGATGAACGATCTGGTCATCCAGAACGTTGTGGTGATACCGGTCCTCTGGCGCAACGGCGTCTCGGCCGCCGCGGTGAAGCTCCAGGGCATGGAGCTCTCCGGATGGGACTCGCAGCTCTGGCGCCTCTCTCACTGGGTCCGTCAGGCCTAGAGAATCTTGACACTTGCGTGACACCAGATTATAAAGGCGCCACCATTCGGTCACCGCTGACCTGCCCGAGCGAAACATCATGCCGCGGGGCCTTCCCCGCGGACATCACGGAGGCTTCCCATGGACGAGCGTGAGCTACGAGAGCTGATCACCGATGTCAAGGCGGGCCGCCTGAGCCGCCGCGGGTTCGTCCGGACGATGATCGGGCTGGGCCTCACGGCCCCCCTGGCCGCCCAGATGCTGGCCTCGGCCGGGGTGGCCCAGGCCCA
This window contains:
- a CDS encoding peptide ABC transporter substrate-binding protein; its protein translation is MDEQTIRGLIEDVRAGRWSRRSFVQAMVGLGLTAPMAAQILAGAGIAHAQPKIASFTPTRRGGGGPLKVLWWQAPTLLNPHFATGTKDLDASRIFYEPLASFDPDGNLVPILALEAPTVQNGGVSKDGLSVTWKLKPGVAWHDGRPFTADDVIFTWEYAADTATAATTIGSYDGIERVEKLGSHAIKIVFKKPTPYWSDAFCGFRGMILPRHLFDAYRGAKSREAPTNLKPVGTGPYRFLDFKPGDIVRGEINPAYHVPNRPYFDTIEMKGGGDAVSAARAVLQTGEYDYGWNMQVEDDILQRLEQSGKGRVEIFTTGGIEHIQCNQSDPWREVDGERSSAKTTHPFLSDLTVRRALNLLVDRAAVQEQIYGRQGRTTANFLNAPSRVYSKSTRWEFDVDKANALLETAGWTRGADGIREKGGRKLRMVYQTSVNAPRQKTQAIVKQAAAKVGIEIEIKSVVASVFFSSDAANPDTYPHFYADLQMYNIGLQGTDARTLMNLYVSWEVASKENKWQGRNITRWRNEEYDRLYRAADTELDPVKRAALFVRMNDLVIQNVVVIPVLWRNGVSAAAVKLQGMELSGWDSQLWRLSHWVRQA